A region of the Callithrix jacchus isolate 240 chromosome 5, calJac240_pri, whole genome shotgun sequence genome:
TAGAAGCCCACAGCTGCCACTCAGAAGCTGGGAAAACCTGGGGTAGTTGCTTAGCCTCtcacagcctcagttttctcatctgtaaaataagaaagaaataacagcatCTACTTCATAAACAGTATCTAAGCAGAGTACCCAGCACACGTAGTTGGTGACTGATGGCAGCTCTTATTAATTGGCATTAACCCCTAGTGGGAAGCCTCCGTCCTCATGACACAGCCTGGTTTGGGCAGTCCTTGGAGCTGGTAGGCGTCCAGGGCAGCCGGGGCTGGGTGCAGCTTTTGAGTGGGGAGGTGCACCTCGTGCACATGCATATTCATTGCACACTCTGCTCCTCTTAGCAACTGCACTCGAGCGTGCGGACAGGCAACCTGGAGACATGTCTGCGCCTGCTATCCCTGGGTGCCCAGGCCAACTTCTTCCACCCAGAGAAGGGCACCACACCTCTGCACGTGGCTGCCAAGGCAGGGCAGACACTGCAGGCTGAGCTGCTTGTAGTATATGGGGCTGACCCTGGCTCCCCTGACGTTAATGGCCGCACACCCATTGACTATGCCAGGTGAGGGTCGGCTAAAGGGTGccgtgtgggtgggtgtgggtgtgggtgaggGCTGCTGCTGCAGGACTGAGCCATACCCCCTTCCCACAGGCAGGCGGGGCACCATGAGCTGGCGGAAAGGCTGGTTGAGTGCCAGTACGAGCTCACTGACCGGTTGGCCTTCTACCTCTGTGGACGCAAGCCGGGTGAGCAGAGCTTGGGGTGGCCCTGGCTGGGCTAGGCAGGTGGGACCTGGACACACCCTGCAGCAGGTGCCATGGTGACAGAGCAGCTGGGGAGCAATGTTGCTAGGCAACTGGCTCCCGTGAAattgctgcaggctctgggcCGAAGCAGTGCTGGGGCTAGGGAGTGGGGGTGGGCATCCTGCATCCTCACGCCAGCTCCCAGCACTCCTGGGGATGGCCTGCCCTCCCCACTTTCTCCTGACACTTCTGGGTGCCAGCCCTGCTCATGGCAGTGAGGTGGGCTCCCAGTTGCTGAGGCCACCCAGCACTAGTGAGTGActtggcaattttatttttgttcagatCACAAGAATGGGCATTACATCATCCCACAGATGGCTGACAGGTGAGTGCCCACCTGATGCCCCTTTCCACATGGCCATGTTGGATGCCATGTGGGCACCTGACCCCCAGAGCTTCCCGCCCAGTCTTCAGGGGCCTGGGATcctgctccctccccacccccagagaCTGGAGGCACAGCTTAGTCATCACTCCCTAATGCTGGGCCCCAAAGGAGGTAAAAAATGTCAGCTCTGTACATGGCCAGCACAGCCTGAGCCCCATGACTGTCAAGTACATGAAGGGCGTGGGTGTAAGAAGCTACCTCTGGCTGGGAGGATGGGTCACTGGGTTCTGTCCCAGTAGCACTAACTCTAGTCTTTAGACAAGCCTCTGCTCTTAAATGAAAAGATAGGGGTCTCCAGGGATGTGACTAACTTTGAAACTGCTAGCCAAGCCTCTGTAGCATGCTCAGAAATTGGGCAGGTGCCCTGGGGCTGGTCAAATGAGGTATTTCTGCCTCTGAGAGGCCCCAAGTGCCCAGGCAGTGCCCCAACCCCTGCCACTCACCTAGCACATAAGATGGATGCTAGTGCCACCTGGTGGCCACCTCTGATGGCCACAACCTCATGCCAGGCTGTGCCTGCTGGCCTGGATCTGGAGAGAGGAGGTGCTCTCTTCCCCAGAGGCCTGCATAGGCAGATGGGCATTGCCAGGCCTGGGCAACTCAGATCCTAAACCCAGACCTCCTCAAGACCCTACGGCTCCTACTTCTATGGTCTGATTCTACCTGggctgtgtgtgcatgagtgcgtGTGTATGGTGAATAGACCCCAATATGGGCTccattcaacagcacattaactGAGCACCTTCCTAGAGCCAGCTACTGCTCTTGGGACTGGGAGCACAGAGGCACCTGAGACACAATCCCTGCCCTTCAGAAGCTCACAGCCTAGCCAGGGAggcagcctaggaggtgattctAATCCCCATGGGGGAGTGCAGCAAGAGAGGCAGAGGAATGGAGGGTAGAAATGCTGCATGGGAACTGAGGCAGCTCCCAGGGCTGGAGCACAGCACGGGAGGCCGGGAACCCCACAAGCAAGACTGGAATAGAGACAGGGAGAAGAATGAGCAGCTCTGAGAGCATTGCCAGGACCTGTGATCATCCCGGGTGGAGAGAGTTCCAGGTTTGGAAGCGTGAAGTAGGCCCTGctgcttactggctgtgtgacttgcaGGCTGCTtgccttctctgagccttggttacCTCTTCTGGAAATGGAGATGGCAGTGTCTGTTTTTCAGGGAGAAGAGAATTAAATAACATATGCGAAATTTAGCTTTTGTTTAAGAGTTGGGGTCTCAccctgtagcccaggttggagtgcagtggcttgttcATAGCCCACCGCAGCTTCAAGTGCCtcacctcaagcaatccccctccatagcctcttgagtagctgggactaaggcatatgccactatgctaatttttaaattgcttttttatctctgtgttacccaggctggtcctggcctcaagcaaaactcccagcttggcctcccaaagtgctaggattacaggtgtgagccactgtgcccggcccgagGGTATTCTAATGAAGTTGGTCGGGATGTGCCATATGCACCTGTTATTACTGCAGTGCTTGAAGGCAAGGGGTAGTGCAGCCAGGTGTGTCCAAAAAATCACCCTGGCTGTGGGTGCAACAGGATTGTAGAGGCAAGACTAGAAGGAGGGAGATTAAGAAACTTGCAAAGCCCAGGCAAGAAGTGCTTGTGGAACCGGGGAGTTTCACTAGGACTGTAGGGTGAGGGAGGCTTCAGGTGGCTGACACTGGTGCTGGATGAACAGGTCActgagaggcagagcaagaccgaggaggaggggtgggggacaCAGTGAGACAAGCTCATCTTTGTCCCTTCTGGGCTGGGTGTGCATAGAGGTGGGTCTGGGCCTGACATGAAAAGGTATGTATGCTGCCCTGCTCCTGGGTAACTGCTGCCTCTGTCCTGTTCTTCCCTCTGCTGCCTTCCTCTGGACTTAGATCTCGACAAAAGTGCATGTCTCAGAGGTATATGGCGCCTGCCAGGGCAGCAGGCCTAGAGGTTGGGTAGGGCGGGAAGGCGTTTGGTGTGCAGCATCTGGGGTGCCGTCTCCCTGGGATCCCTGCATGTTGGGGTGGTTGCTGGCACGCGTCTGGCCACCTCTCAGGTCTCCCCCCGTCTCCCTCCGCCCGCAGCCTGGACCTATCCGAATTGGCCAAAGCTGCTAAGAAGAAGCTGCAGGCAGTAAGTCTGCTCTGGCAGTGCCCTGACACTCGGAGCTGGCCCTTCTCTAATCCCTGACCCCCTGctcttgcttccccttcctctgACTCGATGCCCTTTTCCAAGTCTTGGACTTGTCCCCTCACTGGCTTCAGCAGTCCCTTCTCCCTGACCTCCCGGTGAGTGGATGGGCTGGCCTCTTCTCTCCCACGTTGCAGCTTGGAACACGACCCCTGCCCACTTGCCAGTTCTGAGACTGTAGGGCTGGGTGGCACAGGGAAGGCCACCTCCCCCGAGGCTCACCACATCCTGGGGAGCTGGCCTTGGGGCCGATGCATCTGACAAAATCTGGGCCCTTTCTTCCTCTAGCTCAGCAACCGGCTTTTTGAGGAACTTGCCATGGACGTGTATGATGAGGTGGATCGAAGAGAAAATGATGCAGGTGAGTCGGGGAGTATCTGGTGTGGAGGACCCGAGCAGCCAGGGCATGGGTCTCTGGTCCTTTACTGGGCGAAGAAGGGGTGCCTGGGGTTGGGCTGCTCAGAGGCCTGCAGATGAGCCCCTGCTGGCTGTGAGCCTGCCTGGGCAGCTCCCAGGCTGGGTGGAGTGCTGGAGGGGAGGCGGCTAGCTTgctcctcccccagcctcagaCTGGGGCTCCTCTCGCTCTGGCAGCCTCCCACTTTGGCTGTCTCCCTGTGGGAGGGCTGTCTCCCTGTATTGCTCCGCCCCTCCGCATCCCTCCTTCGTGGCCACAGCCAGATTTCAGCCCAAACTCTAGGTCTGGCTGGGTGGGACCGGCCTTGTTCCGTTTGTCCGTCCCCAGCAAGCCACACCCAGGCTTGCCCTGGCTCAGCCTAGCTCTGCGTGCCTAAGACCACCCTTGCTCTGAACACCCCAGTGCTCAGTGGGCGTGGGGGCAgctaggccaggctcagtgcttCCCTACCCACACCGTGGGGGCCTGGCCACCATGGCTGATCTGCTCCTTTCCCTCCCCCCTAGTGTGGCTGGCTACCCAAAACCACAGCACTCTGGTGACCGAGCGCAGTGCTGTGCCCTTCCTGCCTGTTAACCCGGAATATTCAGCCACTCGGAATCAGGTGAGGGGGCTGGGTTGGGGGCCTAGGGTGGTCTCCTTCATCCCCGTGGTCCCTCCTCATCTGGCAGTGGGCTAGGGCCTAAGCCAGCTCTCCAACATTTGCTAAGGCCTCCCTCAGGGCCCAGCTGGCACTGGGATTTGGGAAGGGGCAGGAGACTATTCTTTTGAGCACCTGGTGAGCAGCTCCAGCAGGCGTTCCGGCCTCTGCCCAGGCACCCTCCTCTGTCATACCCGGCCCCAGGTGGCCTAGGCTGTTGACTGGCCAGGTAAAGCTGGGCTGGGGTGCTTTAGCTGGGGTTAAATTAGATGGCAGGGCCATGCCTTGCTTCTTGGTCCCTACCCCCATCCATCAGTCATAAGGAGTcccctgaggccagcctggcccttTCTGCCTTGCAGGGGCGACAGAAGCTGGCCCGCTTTAATGCCCGAGAGTTTGCCACTTTGATCATCGACATTCTCAGTGAGGCCAAGCGGAGACAGCAGGGCAAGAGCCTGAGCAGCCCCACAGGTGGGGGGGGTGTTGTGGGCAGCGGGTGGGGCTCCAGGGGCCTCTCCTGCATGGCTCTCCCTGCCGGGGGTGGCCTGAAAGACAGGTCGTGTGCTGGAGTGAGGCCTAAGTGACAGCCCTGTGTCCTCAGACAACCTTGAGCTGTCTATGCGGAGCCAGAGTGACCTCGATGACCAGCACGACTACGACAGCGTGGCCTCTGACGAGGACACAGACCAGGAGCCCCTGCGCAGCACCGGCGCCACTCGAAGCAACCGCGCCCGGGTCCGAGGGctgccctccccagctctcctgcCCGCTCCACCAAGGCCCAGCTCTGTCCTCTTGTAGCCCAGGGGCCTGGGGGACAGGCGGGCTGCTCATAACCTTAATAACTGCCCCCTGCGGGTGTTGGCTCCCCTGCCTCCAGCTCTGATCAGCTTAGGTCTCTCTCTGCAGAGCATGGACTCCTCGGACCTGTCTGATGGGGCTGTGACACTGCAGGAGTACCTGGAGCTGAAGAAGGCCCTGGCTACCTCGGAGGCaaaggtgcagcagctcatgaaGGTCAATAGTAGCCTGAGCGATGAGCTCCGGAGGTTGCAGCGAGAGGTGAGGGTGCAGCCTcagtgggagggagggggagccCCAGGACTCCAGGGGGTTGACAGCACTTTGCACCCACAGATCCACAAGCTGCAGGCGGAGAATCTGCAGCTCCGGCAAACTCCAGGGCCGGTGCCCACACCCCCACTCCCCAGTGAACGGGCAGAACACACACCCATGGCGCCAGGCGGGAGCTCACATCGCAGGGACCGCCAGGCCTTCTCCATGTACGAACCAGGCTCCGCCCTGAAGCCCTTCGGGGGCCCACCTGGGGACGAGCTCACTACGCGGCTGCAGCCTTTCCACAGCACCGTGAGTCACCTGTGGGTCTCACAGCGTGGGGAAATGGGTAGGGCTGCCACAGGGTCCACCGTGACTCTCACTGTGCTAACATCCCCAGGAGCTAGAGGACGACGCGATCTATTCAGTGCACGTCCCTGCTGGCCTTTACCGGGTAAGCAAGGCCTGGGGAAAGCAGGTCCATCTTAGCCAGTAGGTTCTGAGCCCCAGGGGGTGCTGGGCTCTGTGCTGAATGTGGGGCCTAAGATGATTAGACTTCCGGCAAGCGGGTGCTATGGGGCACTCTGACTCCATCCAGCATTGCCCTGGGTTTCAGATCCGGAAGGGGGTGTCTGCCTCGGCTGTGCCCTTCACTCCCTCCTCTCCACTGCTATCCTGCTCCCAGGAAGGAAGCCGCCACACGGTAACATTTCCATGCCCAGTGCTCAAAGGGTGGCTGGG
Encoded here:
- the GIT1 gene encoding ARF GTPase-activating protein GIT1 isoform X2; this encodes MSRKGPRTEVCADCSAPDPGWASISRGVLVCDECCSVHRSLGRHISIVKHLRHSAWPPTLLQMVHTLASNGANSIWEHSLLDPAQVQSGRRKANPQDKVHPIKSEFIRAKYQMLAFVHKLPCRDDDGVTAKDLSKQLHSSVRTGNLETCLRLLSLGAQANFFHPEKGTTPLHVAAKAGQTLQAELLVVYGADPGSPDVNGRTPIDYARQAGHHELAERLVECQYELTDRLAFYLCGRKPDHKNGHYIIPQMADSLDLSELAKAAKKKLQALSNRLFEELAMDVYDEVDRRENDAVWLATQNHSTLVTERSAVPFLPVNPEYSATRNQGRQKLARFNAREFATLIIDILSEAKRRQQGKSLSSPTDNLELSMRSQSDLDDQHDYDSVASDEDTDQEPLRSTGATRSNRARSMDSSDLSDGAVTLQEYLELKKALATSEAKVQQLMKVNSSLSDELRRLQREIHKLQAENLQLRQTPGPVPTPPLPSERAEHTPMAPGGSSHRRDRQAFSMYEPGSALKPFGGPPGDELTTRLQPFHSTELEDDAIYSVHVPAGLYRIRKGVSASAVPFTPSSPLLSCSQEGSRHTSKLSRHGSGADSDYENTQSGDPLLGLEGKRFLELGKEEDFHPELESLDGDLDPGLPSTEDVILKTEQVTKNIQELLRAAQEFKHDSFVPCSEKIHLAVTEMASLFPKRPALEPVRSSLRLLNASAYRLQSECRKTVPPEPGAPVDFQLLTQQVIQCAYDIAKAAKQLVTITTREKKQ
- the GIT1 gene encoding ARF GTPase-activating protein GIT1 isoform X1 encodes the protein MSRKGPRTEVCADCSAPDPGWASISRGVLVCDECCSVHRSLGRHISIVKHLRHSAWPPTLLQMVHTLASNGANSIWEHSLLDPAQVQSGRRKANPQDKVHPIKSEFIRAKYQMLAFVHKLPCRDDDGVTAKDLSKQLHSSVRTGNLETCLRLLSLGAQANFFHPEKGTTPLHVAAKAGQTLQAELLVVYGADPGSPDVNGRTPIDYARQAGHHELAERLVECQYELTDRLAFYLCGRKPDHKNGHYIIPQMADRSRQKCMSQSLDLSELAKAAKKKLQALSNRLFEELAMDVYDEVDRRENDAVWLATQNHSTLVTERSAVPFLPVNPEYSATRNQGRQKLARFNAREFATLIIDILSEAKRRQQGKSLSSPTDNLELSMRSQSDLDDQHDYDSVASDEDTDQEPLRSTGATRSNRARSMDSSDLSDGAVTLQEYLELKKALATSEAKVQQLMKVNSSLSDELRRLQREIHKLQAENLQLRQTPGPVPTPPLPSERAEHTPMAPGGSSHRRDRQAFSMYEPGSALKPFGGPPGDELTTRLQPFHSTELEDDAIYSVHVPAGLYRIRKGVSASAVPFTPSSPLLSCSQEGSRHTSKLSRHGSGADSDYENTQSGDPLLGLEGKRFLELGKEEDFHPELESLDGDLDPGLPSTEDVILKTEQVTKNIQELLRAAQEFKHDSFVPCSEKIHLAVTEMASLFPKRPALEPVRSSLRLLNASAYRLQSECRKTVPPEPGAPVDFQLLTQQVIQCAYDIAKAAKQLVTITTREKKQ
- the GIT1 gene encoding ARF GTPase-activating protein GIT1 isoform X3, translating into MVHTLASNGANSIWEHSLLDPAQVQSGRRKANPQDKVHPIKSEFIRAKYQMLAFVHKLPCRDDDGVTAKDLSKQLHSSVRTGNLETCLRLLSLGAQANFFHPEKGTTPLHVAAKAGQTLQAELLVVYGADPGSPDVNGRTPIDYARQAGHHELAERLVECQYELTDRLAFYLCGRKPDHKNGHYIIPQMADRSRQKCMSQSLDLSELAKAAKKKLQALSNRLFEELAMDVYDEVDRRENDAVWLATQNHSTLVTERSAVPFLPVNPEYSATRNQGRQKLARFNAREFATLIIDILSEAKRRQQGKSLSSPTDNLELSMRSQSDLDDQHDYDSVASDEDTDQEPLRSTGATRSNRARSMDSSDLSDGAVTLQEYLELKKALATSEAKVQQLMKVNSSLSDELRRLQREIHKLQAENLQLRQTPGPVPTPPLPSERAEHTPMAPGGSSHRRDRQAFSMYEPGSALKPFGGPPGDELTTRLQPFHSTELEDDAIYSVHVPAGLYRIRKGVSASAVPFTPSSPLLSCSQEGSRHTSKLSRHGSGADSDYENTQSGDPLLGLEGKRFLELGKEEDFHPELESLDGDLDPGLPSTEDVILKTEQVTKNIQELLRAAQEFKHDSFVPCSEKIHLAVTEMASLFPKRPALEPVRSSLRLLNASAYRLQSECRKTVPPEPGAPVDFQLLTQQVIQCAYDIAKAAKQLVTITTREKKQ